The DNA region CACTACCAAAGCTTTGGTTCTAAACATTTGGGCCGGTTCCTATCTTCGAGAATGGCGTCGGTATCGCATCCGACAGCCCGCTCTGGCCGGCGTCCCCGGCATCTCGGGCGCACGGAACGTCTTGTGCTCGTCCCAGTAGGCCTGCCACTTGGGCTCGATGGTCGCGGGGTTGTAGCGGGGCATTGGGGAAGAACAGGGAGTACGGGCTGCGGAATGGATAGCCCACAGAGTCTAACGCTGAGCCCTTCCGGCCGAAACCGATGGCGGCGTAGGGTGCACGCAGTGCACGAGGGGCGGTATCAACGCTGCCGCTTGGTGCACTGCGTGCACCCTACACCTTCGCCGTCCGCAAACTACGATGGACCCTATGGAAAAGACCAAAGTCGCCCTGATCGGGCTCGGAACCGTGGGCGCCGGCGTCGCCCGGCTGCTGCTCGACCACGGCGACCGCACCGCCCGGCACGCCGGCCGCGTGCTGTGGCTCGAGAAGGCGGTCGTCCGCGACCTCAAAAAGGCCCGCGGCTGCCAGCTACCCGAGGGCGTGCTGACCGACCGCCTGGAAGACGTGATCGACGACCCCGAGATCAAGGTCGTCTGCCAGCTCATCGGCGGCATCGAGCCGGCCCGCAGCATCATGCTCCGCCTGCTCGAGGCGGGCAAAGACGTGGTGACCGCCAACAAGGCGCTGATGGCCGAGCACGGCCCAGAGCTGTGCGACGCCGCCCGCGAGCTGGGCCGATCGATCGCCTTCGAGGCCTCGGTGGCCGGCGGCGTGCCGATTATCGCCAATCTGTCGACCTGCCTGTCGGCCAACCAGGTAGAGTCGCTGGCCGGCATCCTCAACGGCACCAGCAACTTCATCCTCACCAAGATGCACGCCGACGGGGTCCCCTACAGCGAGGTGGTGGCCGAAGCCCAGCGGCTGGGCTACGCCGAGGCCGACCCCGCGATGGACGTCGACGGCTCTGACGCCGCCCAGAAGCTGGCGATCCTGGCCCACCTGGCGTTCGGCGCCCGCGTCGACTGGAAAGACATCCCCCGCAGCGGCATCGATACGCTCGACCTGGCCGACGTCCGCTACGCCCGCGAGATGGGATACACCATCAAGCTGCTAGCGGTCGCCGAGCTCGACCGCAGCGAGGCGCTGGAGCTGCACGTCACCCCAACGCTGCTGCGGGACGGCTCGCCGCTGGCGGAGGTGTCGGGCCCCTACAACGCGATCCGCGTCGTGGGCGACGCGGTCGGCCCGCTGTTCTTCCACGGCCAGGGCGCCGGGCAGATGCCGACCGCCAGCGCCGTGGTGGCCGACCTGGTCGACACCTGCGTGGGGCGGACGGCGATCACGTTCCGCTCGCTCGAGCTGTGGAGCAACCGCCCCGCACGCGTCTCGTCGGCCGACTACGCCGACGCCGAGGGGCGTTTCTACCTGCGGGCGATGGTAGACGACCACCCGGGGGTGCTGGCGAAGATCACCGCGGCGCTGGGCGCGAGCGAGATCTCGATCGCCAGCGTGCTGCAGCACGAGCCCAAGGAGAAAGGGGCGCCGGTCTCGCTGGTGATCATGACCCACACCACCACCGAGGGCGCCGCCGGCCGGGCCTGTGCGGCGATCGCCGCGCTCGACTGCGTGCGCGGCGAGGTGGTGCGCTTGTGGGTGCGGGACTAGCCTAGCCCGCGTTGTTGATCTTCGGCCCCTTGGCCTTGCCGGGCTGCAGCTCTAGGTCGATCGTGTTCTTGCCGGGCTTGACCTCAACTTGAAAGTCGTCCGGCAGCTCGCCCGGCACTGGTTTGCTGCGGTCGGAGCTGGTGATCGACACCTTGTGCTTGCCCACCGCCGCGCCGTCGTTGGCGTTGGTCGTGGTGAGGCGGTACTGCCCCTGGCTATCGACCTCGCCAAACGCGGCCTTGGTGGCGGCGTAACTTTCTCCTGGGGGCGGCACCGGGCGGAAGTAGACGACCACGCCTGTCACCGGCGCGCCGTTAAACGACACCGTGCCCGAGACGTCCCCCATCGACGCGCCGCCGCAGCCGGAACACAACACAATGCCAAGCAGGGCGACGCCCGCCAACGTAGTACGCATCAAATCCAGCGCCTCAAGAAAGAGATCAGAATTCTAGCAGGGTCTCACCGCCGGCCCGCGTGCCGAGGCCCGCGTAGACCTCCCAGTCGATGGACTCGGTGATGAAGTGGCCAGAGCCGTCGCAGAAGCCATAGACCGCGCCTCCGGGGTGGGCGCTGCTGGCCGCGTCGCGGTCGAACCAGTTCACGGCCGCCCGGTCGAGGGCCCACATGTTGAAGAGCGTATCGTCCTTGTCACCATGAGTTCCAGGCCAAGTAGGCCAGCGGTACTGCCCGTCGTCGGTCCCTTTGTTGGTTTCCCAGAGTTCAACGTTGCTCGGGATGTTGGCCGGCGGCACCAGCATCTCTACCTCGCCGATGATGATCGTGTGTGACGTGCCGTCGGTGATCTTGCGGATGCTGGTCGGCTTCTCGATACGGTCGGGAGAACCCGGATACAGAACGCCGATTAGTTGTCCGATCGGGATCGCATTGCTTTGCCCGGCGAGCGTGAAGTTGAGCGACTGCGTGGTCGCCAAGCCATTGTTTCCGCCGTTGTCTCGCACCCCGCGGCAGCCGCGGTAGTTCGACGTGCCAAACTGCAGCGGGTTGCGCGAGTTGGCAAGAGCCGGGTCGGTGTCTGCCTCGGCCATCTGGGACGAGGGGCAGCGGAACGCGGGCTTCGATTGGCGCACGATTTCTTGTACCGCCAGCGGCGCCTGCGTTCCGGGGGTGTTGGACTTCAATACCAAGAAGTCGTAGATCGTGTCATAGGTCGGCTGCTCTTCCATGTGCGGAAGGATGTCGGTGATCCACGACGGCCCGGTCCGGCCGTTGGCGGGGATGCTGGTGCCGTTCGGAAAGGCCTGCGCGGTGTCGTGGTGCAACTGCAACCCCAGCAGCAACTGCTTCTCGATGTTGATGCACTGCGTGCGGCGCGCCGCCTCGCGCGCCGCCTGCACCGCCGGCAGCAACAACGCCACCAAGATGCCGATGATAGCGATCACTACCAACAGCTCAACCAACGTAAACCCCGCCGACCGCTGGAGGGCGCGACGCAACCGCGAAGTCGGAACATGCATCGAAAGCGTGTCCTGTGCAGCCGAGAGTCAATGAGAAGAAGAGTGAACGGCCACGGGCGCTCGGCAAAGCCACCCGCGGGTTCGTATTCAATAAACAAATAATCTCTTTCGATGTCAAGAAGACGCCAAGGATTTTTCGTCGTCCCCCAGCGGGTTGGGGGGGCAGAAGGGGTGGCCGTAACCCGACTCTTCCTCGTCGATCTCCGCCAGGATCGCCCGCAGGTAGTCCCCCATGAAGTGGTCGGAAAACTGATCGATCCGCCACTTCGTGAGCCCGCGGACAAAGCCCCACCAGCGGTCGCGGGCCTTCCAGACCCCCCGGACCCGGCTGATCTGCCCCTTGCGGTTCAAATAGACCTCCGTGCCGGAGTGGCGGTAGCCCATCCACCGCGGCGGGACGCGCGGCACGACGTCGTTGTTGTTGACCCAGCGGTAGTACTCGATCCTGGTGTGGCTCACGTACCGCTTGTTCCCCACCCGCGGCGCCCCGAAGGTGAACAACGCCCGGGGGTTCGAGCTGATTTGCGACAGCTTGCACCGCCCGGCGCAGATGGCCGCCATCGCCCCCCCGAGCGAGTGGCCCGCGAACCACAGCGGCCGCTCGTTCGACGCCAACGCCTTTTCTAGCCGGGGCCAGAGGTCGTCCATCTCGCGTTTGAAGCCGCGGTGGACCCGCCCGGCGGTCTCGGCCACCACGCTAGCGGCGTCGAGGTCGGCCCGGATGTCGTTCCACTGGTTCGGCTCGGTGCCGCGGCAGACGACGACCGCGTCGTGATCGTTGCCGAACAGGTAGGCCTGGGCGCCGTGGCGGTCGTAGTAGCGTGTTTCGGGCAGCCCCATCGCATTGGCCAGCCTCCCCGCCTCGCCCCGCGAGGCGTACGACAGGCTCGCTAGCTCCGCAAACAGCAGCGATTTACGTAAGAAGCTGAGCGACTCGATCGGTCCTTCCAGCTTGGAATGGACGGCCGTCTCGCGGACGATGTCCTTGAGCTGAGCGTCGTCACGGCCTATCTCGTCGAGTTCCATCGCTAGCGTTCCGTCACTCCGTGATTGCCATCGAGCCGCAGTCTAGGCCCCAACGGCGGGCGCCTCAAGCGGAACGCCCGAAGCAGCAAGCACGAGCGCGGCGCCAAGCGAAAGCGGTTGCCCCGGCAGGCTCCCTACACCAAGAAAGCAGCAGCGTGCATCTCAAGAAAAAGAGAACCAATAGCCGACGGGCTCCGCCCCGTCGGTGAATCGGAGCAACAAACCGCATCCCACCACACCGACGGGGCGGCGCCCGTCGGCTATTGGCGGTTCTGGGTGGGGCTCGCTTGGGTGGGTTTCTTTGGGTGCGTGACGGCGCGCCGCTACTCGCGGTTGGCGCTGTCGCGACGCTGCTGCCAGAACGCCTGCGCCGCTGGCCCGTCGCTCCCCAGGTCGACGCCGGCGGCTTCGGCCGCCCTCAGCCAGTCGAGCATCGCCTCGCAAGCGGCGCGGCTGATGGCGGGATCGGACGGGGGGTCGAGGTAGTAGGGGGCCGTCATCGCCCGCTCGTAGCGGTCGCCGGCCGTGGTGGCGGCGCGGAGCACCACCCAGCCCCCCAGCGACGGGTCGACCTCGGGGAGCCGCCCCCGGTTCTCGGCGAGCTCGCGGATCGGCACGCTGGCGGTGACCCGGCCGTTGGAGACGACTTCGAGGTACTCGATGGGGTTGCGCGTGGCCAGGCTGGCGCCCGAGGGGAGCGAGCCGTCGCTCTCGGGCGGGGCCGACACCCGCAGCAGCGGGCCGTTGGTAATAAATGTCTGGCCGGCCAGCGCCGCCCGCCACCAATCGGCGGTGCTCCACCCGCCCGAGAGCAGGGCGTACGTGCGCCCCGCACCCAGCGGCGTCTGGGCCTCGCCCGAGCCGCTGCCGGCAAACGGGGGCAGACGCAGCCCGGCGTCTAGCGCCGAGAAGTAGCACGCCTCGCGGTAGCGCCCAGCTCCGCGGCGGCCGGGGAACCGCCGCCCGTCGGCCGGCCGGCGGCCTTTGCCCAGGCGATCGGACGACTCGTCGATCACCAGCACGCCGTCGACCACCCCCCCGGCGAGCCACGCGGGGAATGCCCACGACGCCGGGTCGACCACCACGCGCAGTCCCCGGGCGCGCGCCCCACGCAGCGACGCGACCGAGGCGTCGAGGCCCGACAAGTCTTCGGCGGTCAGCGGCCCATCCACGCGGAAGACCAGCAACGCGCCGCTGGGCCCCTCGAGGCGCGCCGCGTGCGGTCCGAAATCAGGACCGGCGCCGGCCGGCGCGTCGGTAGAGCGCCAGCGTCCGCCGGCCTGTTCGAAGGCGATCAGCGGCGCATAGCCGAGCCCTTCGGCCCGCAGGGCGACGCCCAGCCCTTCCCCCGTGCGCGCCCCCCACACGTCGGCGCCGTACCAGCGCTCTTTGGCAAGGTCGACGGCGCGGCTCATCGCCACGGTTTTCTCGTCGTCGGCGTGGCGTTCGATCTGGAACTCGCCGCGGGCGGTGCGCCACTCGGGTCCGGCGTCGAGGTCGAAGACGTACTTGCCCAGCTTCAGGGCGAGCAGCGTCTGGCCATCGACGTAGCCGTGGTCGGCGAACTGAGCGACCGCGGCGCCGCGCGGCAGCGCCGGGCGGCCGCGGCTATTGGTAAGTGTGATCCTTGCGGCGATGGGCGCCCCCGACTCGGCGTCGGTCACTCGCACCAGCAATTGCCCATCGGGCCGAGCGGCCAGCAACGCCGCCGGCCCAAGCGCCCACCCCAAGACCAACGCCAGGCGAGCCGCCGGCGTAAGCCGACGGAGTTTCTCTGGAGCCAAGCAGACCACGTTCTTCAGACAAAGGCTTTCCATCCTCAACCCTACCACCCGGCAATCCTCGGCGCCGGGGCGCGCGGTTAGTCGCGTTGCGCCGATTGCCGGGGGGCCGGGCCCGGTACACGGGCCGGTCTGGCCGGCTAGAATACCCCGTTCTGTCCGCCCCCTCTCCCGGCCCGTCATTTATTCCAGCACCGGCATGGCCCAAGACCACTACGCCACACTCGGCCTCTCCAAAGGCGCCTCGGAAGACGAGGTACGCAAGGCCTACCGCGACCTGGCCCGCAAGTACCACCCCGACCTGAACCCAGAAGACGACGCGGCCAAGAAGAAGTTCCACGAGGTGCAGGCCGCCTTCGAGGTGCTGAACGACCCCAAGAAACGCGAGCTGTACGACCGCTACGGCGCGAATTACGAGGCGATGAGCGGCGCCGGGGGGGCACGCGGCGGCTGGCCCGGCGGCGCGCCCGGGGGCGGCGGCGCGGGGGAGTATGAGTTCGACATCAACGACATCTTCGGCGGCGGAGGGGGGGGCGCCACCGGCGGCGGCGGCTTCGCCGACCTGTTCCGGCAGTTCCGCACGCCCGGCGCGGGCGGCGCCGGTGGCGCGGGCCGCGAACGGCACGGCCGCGCCGCGGCCCAACGGGGCGCCGACGTCTCGCACGAGATCACCGTCCCGTTCGCTACCGCGGTGCTGGGGGGGACGGCCGCGCTGCAGCTCTCGCGCGCCACGGGCAAGCAAGAAA from Pirellulimonas nuda includes:
- a CDS encoding homoserine dehydrogenase → MEKTKVALIGLGTVGAGVARLLLDHGDRTARHAGRVLWLEKAVVRDLKKARGCQLPEGVLTDRLEDVIDDPEIKVVCQLIGGIEPARSIMLRLLEAGKDVVTANKALMAEHGPELCDAARELGRSIAFEASVAGGVPIIANLSTCLSANQVESLAGILNGTSNFILTKMHADGVPYSEVVAEAQRLGYAEADPAMDVDGSDAAQKLAILAHLAFGARVDWKDIPRSGIDTLDLADVRYAREMGYTIKLLAVAELDRSEALELHVTPTLLRDGSPLAEVSGPYNAIRVVGDAVGPLFFHGQGAGQMPTASAVVADLVDTCVGRTAITFRSLELWSNRPARVSSADYADAEGRFYLRAMVDDHPGVLAKITAALGASEISIASVLQHEPKEKGAPVSLVIMTHTTTEGAAGRACAAIAALDCVRGEVVRLWVRD
- a CDS encoding DUF1559 family PulG-like putative transporter; its protein translation is MHVPTSRLRRALQRSAGFTLVELLVVIAIIGILVALLLPAVQAAREAARRTQCINIEKQLLLGLQLHHDTAQAFPNGTSIPANGRTGPSWITDILPHMEEQPTYDTIYDFLVLKSNTPGTQAPLAVQEIVRQSKPAFRCPSSQMAEADTDPALANSRNPLQFGTSNYRGCRGVRDNGGNNGLATTQSLNFTLAGQSNAIPIGQLIGVLYPGSPDRIEKPTSIRKITDGTSHTIIIGEVEMLVPPANIPSNVELWETNKGTDDGQYRWPTWPGTHGDKDDTLFNMWALDRAAVNWFDRDAASSAHPGGAVYGFCDGSGHFITESIDWEVYAGLGTRAGGETLLEF
- a CDS encoding lipase family protein translates to MELDEIGRDDAQLKDIVRETAVHSKLEGPIESLSFLRKSLLFAELASLSYASRGEAGRLANAMGLPETRYYDRHGAQAYLFGNDHDAVVVCRGTEPNQWNDIRADLDAASVVAETAGRVHRGFKREMDDLWPRLEKALASNERPLWFAGHSLGGAMAAICAGRCKLSQISSNPRALFTFGAPRVGNKRYVSHTRIEYYRWVNNNDVVPRVPPRWMGYRHSGTEVYLNRKGQISRVRGVWKARDRWWGFVRGLTKWRIDQFSDHFMGDYLRAILAEIDEEESGYGHPFCPPNPLGDDEKSLASS
- a CDS encoding CehA/McbA family metallohydrolase domain-containing protein translates to MESLCLKNVVCLAPEKLRRLTPAARLALVLGWALGPAALLAARPDGQLLVRVTDAESGAPIAARITLTNSRGRPALPRGAAVAQFADHGYVDGQTLLALKLGKYVFDLDAGPEWRTARGEFQIERHADDEKTVAMSRAVDLAKERWYGADVWGARTGEGLGVALRAEGLGYAPLIAFEQAGGRWRSTDAPAGAGPDFGPHAARLEGPSGALLVFRVDGPLTAEDLSGLDASVASLRGARARGLRVVVDPASWAFPAWLAGGVVDGVLVIDESSDRLGKGRRPADGRRFPGRRGAGRYREACYFSALDAGLRLPPFAGSGSGEAQTPLGAGRTYALLSGGWSTADWWRAALAGQTFITNGPLLRVSAPPESDGSLPSGASLATRNPIEYLEVVSNGRVTASVPIRELAENRGRLPEVDPSLGGWVVLRAATTAGDRYERAMTAPYYLDPPSDPAISRAACEAMLDWLRAAEAAGVDLGSDGPAAQAFWQQRRDSANRE
- a CDS encoding DnaJ C-terminal domain-containing protein; translation: MAQDHYATLGLSKGASEDEVRKAYRDLARKYHPDLNPEDDAAKKKFHEVQAAFEVLNDPKKRELYDRYGANYEAMSGAGGARGGWPGGAPGGGGAGEYEFDINDIFGGGGGGATGGGGFADLFRQFRTPGAGGAGGAGRERHGRAAAQRGADVSHEITVPFATAVLGGTAALQLSRATGKQETISVQVPAGITSGKKIRLRGQGNPSPNGGADGDILLTVRVAGHPLFERTGNRLDLRVPITLAEAAAGGKIDVPTPHGAVTLSVPPGSSSGKRLRVRGHGVRPKSGEPGDLYVELQVVLPEGLTDEDRSQLVEIAGRHPENPRSTLKW